The Clostridioides sp. ES-S-0010-02 genome window below encodes:
- a CDS encoding winged helix-turn-helix transcriptional regulator, whose translation MSYEVKRVIPKITNGMMIVILQVLEGVGIVNRKKFNEHEELI comes from the coding sequence TTGAGTTATGAAGTAAAAAGAGTAATTCCAAAGATTACAAATGGTATGATGATTGTGATACTTCAAGTTTTAGAAGGTGTTGGAATTGTTAATAGGAAGAAATTTAATGAACATGAAGAACTTATATAA